The Macellibacteroides fermentans genome includes the window TTATCAAGAATTTTTTTGGAGGATTGACCAATATCGATCAAGGTTTCTTCTTTTCTATCAAAGAGCTTTTTATCAGGCCGGGATATATGGTGAGGGATTACATTGGAGGCAGGCGTGTACTTTATTTTCGTCCGCTTCAGATGTTGTTTGTGTTGGGAGCCATCTATATGTTAATGGTGCAAGCGATTGATCCGGCATCACTTAAGGAAGCTCCGGTATCGGTGGCAAAAGAATTGGAACTGGAGTGGGGAGGTAGGAATTTATTTAAATGGGTTACAGATTCTCCGTTTATCCAATCGGTTTATGGTGTTATAAAAACACTTTTTTCCAGCAATAAAGCGCTTGAAATTGTATGTACACTTCCTTTTTTAGCATTGGCTACACAGTGGGCTTTCCGTAAAAGGGTAAATAAAGTTCATTACAATTTGGTTGAGCTTTTTTTTGTTAGAACGTATGCTGCATCCCAATTGTTAATTGTTTCTATGATTATGCTCCCATTTACTGGTGATGCAAGTAAAGGAACTCCCTGGTGGCTTGATTTTATTTTTTCAGTTTGGATATACAGCCAGCTATTTAATACTAAATTGTCGACTACCGTAAAGCGTACCGTTTTGATGTATTTATATGCAGGTGTACTGATAGTTGCTTTTGTGGTTTTGGCTTTGGCTTTTGTGGTTGTATTAGCTTGGACTTTAGATTTATATAAAGTGAATTAGTTTTAATTTTAATTTAGACTACTATGCAACGACGTAATTTTTTTAAATCCATTGCCGCAACAGGATTGGGCGCAGCTTTAAGTCCTGTTATTAAATCGGCTCCGGTTTATACTGCCGATTCAGTCAAGCCCAAAACAAACATTGCAGAGGCAATGGCTGTTCCCAGAACCACCTTATCGATGCCCGGAAAATATCCTGGCAGGGTTGTAAAGGTAAATAATGCAAATGCTGTGGTGGATGGTAAGCCTTCTGAAGAGGCTGCTTACGAGATGCTGAAGCGTTGCATGTTGGAACTTACAGGAGAACATGACCTTTCCAAAGCCTGGCTTCAATTTGTAGGACCGGAAGATGTGATTGGTATTAAGGTTAATCCTGTTGCCGGTAAATTATTAACTACCTCGCATGCTGTTACGCGTTCGATTGTAAAGCAATTGGAAGAGGCGGGTATAAACAGATCTAATATCACTAGTGTCCGGTTAAAACTACCAGATATTCAACTGGTTAGAACTATTCGGACTGGTTAAATTGTAATTTGTATTTATAAATAGCTCATTTATAGGCATTTTCTCAAACAAAGTCAAGCTGAAAATCTGCAATAAAGTGTAGAGCGGCGGCTCTAATTTCATTTTCTTTTTGACTATTGAGACAAGCAGATACATACAGATTGCTATCCATATTTGGGTGTACACTGCGTTTCTGCTGGTGCCATAAAAAGCTTTTATCCGAAGATGCTGTTTTATCCATTTGAAAAACAGTTCAATCTTCCATCGTTCTTTGTATAACTGAGCAATTGTAAAGGCTGGTAACTCTAAGTTATTCGTCAAGAAAACATAAATCTTGCCGGTTTCGGCATCTTGATATTTTATCCTCCTCAAATAGTCTGGATAATCTTTCTTGATGTAAAAGCCTGTCAGTTTTATAGATTGATCG containing:
- a CDS encoding DUF3667 domain-containing protein, whose amino-acid sequence is MDIHRTKAYVRLHSRKNQKGKILPVYTNKDVHVCANCSVVYEGLFCNNCGQSCHTEKFTYKSVIKNFFGGLTNIDQGFFFSIKELFIRPGYMVRDYIGGRRVLYFRPLQMLFVLGAIYMLMVQAIDPASLKEAPVSVAKELELEWGGRNLFKWVTDSPFIQSVYGVIKTLFSSNKALEIVCTLPFLALATQWAFRKRVNKVHYNLVELFFVRTYAASQLLIVSMIMLPFTGDASKGTPWWLDFIFSVWIYSQLFNTKLSTTVKRTVLMYLYAGVLIVAFVVLALAFVVVLAWTLDLYKVN